TGCCCGGCACGGATACGGTGATCGGCACCAGCGGCGGGCGGCCAGAGCCCCGAAAGGCAGCGCCGCCAAGGCGGCCGAGCACGCGAAGGCCGCCAGGCTCAAGGCGCGGGAGGCGAACCGGCGCAAGGACTGGCGCGAGAAGACCTGGGGGCTTCTGCGGCAGCGCACCGGACACAAAGCCCCCGGCCGGGTCGAAGACGTGCCCGCCCCCTACACCAGTCTGCGGTGCAGTGCCTGCGGATGGATCGACAAGAACTCGCGCGAGAGCCGAGCCGAGTTCGTCTGTTCCTCCTGCGGCTTCGCCTGCAATGCGGACACCAACGCCAGTATCAACGTCGCGGCAGGACAGGGCGGGATCCCCCGCCCCCGGCGATCAGCCGGTGCCGGAGGGGTGACAACGGCCACCAGCCGTTCGAGCGCCC
This genomic stretch from Streptomyces sp. Go-475 harbors:
- a CDS encoding transposase; this translates as MPAPYTSLRCSACGWIDKNSRESRAEFVCSSCGFACNADTNASINVAAGQGGIPRPRRSAGAGGVTTATSRSSAREPQPK